One stretch of Thalassovita sp. DNA includes these proteins:
- a CDS encoding type II secretion system F family protein has protein sequence MSVLTTMFGGGLGPLFLVGFLGVALVLGTLPFLINTKPDPLDKLKEAARPQAATAAGVDLRPQSGSSKKLEKYSSFLEPQDAEEFTAMRQKMMQAGYRTKEAVMIFHFAQFALGLGLLVLGMLYYLVAKSGPNSTPTEMIMWILGPGIMGYMAPKYWITKRQQERQEEITQGFPDSLDMMLVCVEAGQSMDQSIIRVSREIRSSYPALADEFEIVSQQIKAGKDKGNVLNEMAERCGVQDVSSFVTVLVQSQSFGTSIAEALRVYAGEMRDKRVMRAEEKANKLPTKMTLATMMLTVPPLLIILVAPSVVGITALGQ, from the coding sequence ATGTCCGTGCTCACAACGATGTTTGGTGGTGGTCTGGGACCGCTGTTTCTGGTCGGCTTCCTTGGGGTGGCGTTGGTGCTGGGCACCCTGCCCTTCCTGATCAACACCAAGCCTGATCCCCTGGACAAGCTGAAAGAGGCCGCCCGGCCGCAAGCGGCCACTGCGGCCGGCGTTGACCTGCGACCGCAAAGTGGCAGTTCCAAAAAGCTGGAGAAATATTCCTCTTTCCTGGAGCCACAGGATGCCGAAGAATTCACAGCCATGCGGCAGAAAATGATGCAGGCGGGTTATCGCACCAAAGAGGCGGTGATGATCTTCCACTTTGCCCAGTTTGCGCTGGGGCTTGGTCTGCTGGTTCTGGGCATGCTCTATTACCTTGTTGCGAAATCCGGCCCGAACTCGACACCGACTGAGATGATCATGTGGATCCTTGGCCCCGGCATCATGGGTTATATGGCACCGAAATACTGGATCACCAAACGCCAGCAGGAACGCCAGGAGGAGATCACCCAAGGCTTCCCGGACAGTCTGGACATGATGCTGGTCTGCGTCGAAGCCGGTCAATCCATGGACCAGTCAATCATTCGGGTGAGCCGGGAAATCAGATCCTCCTACCCGGCTCTGGCGGATGAGTTTGAAATTGTCAGCCAGCAGATCAAAGCCGGCAAAGACAAAGGCAATGTTCTGAATGAAATGGCCGAACGTTGTGGGGTTCAGGATGTCTCGAGCTTTGTGACCGTGCTGGTGCAATCGCAAAGCTTCGGCACCTCGATCGCCGAAGCGCTGCGGGTCTATGCCGGTGAAATGCGGGACAAGCGGGTGATGCGGGCCGAAGAAAAGGCCAACAAACTGCCCACCAAGATGACATTGGCGACAATGATGTTGACGGTTCCGCCGCTGCTGATCATTCTTGTGGCACCGTCGGTCGTGGGGATCACCG